A region of Mesorhizobium sp. AR02 DNA encodes the following proteins:
- a CDS encoding SIR2 family protein: MRACAFSRTARQSIPDDLLIARDSGDVIFFCGAGVSRHRAGLPDFLKLGGDVIDLLGAGEKSLARKLFRRIKELEPIEGVGGLIATDRIFSLLEREFEQHDVHTAVARAIKPADDADLIAHKALVELSRGRDGTVRLVTTNFDLLFEASAPGIACSRPPLVPDPQSAGFNGIIHLHGRVNNDYSGPGDDEFIVSSADFGRAYLSDGWATRFMQSLMARFQIVFIGYGADDPPIQYLLEALNLNAGNRSRLFAFQPGSNADDAALWEHRGVRAIPFDNSQGFDPLWDSLAAWAERARDVDGWYAKLLDTASAGPAALDPHMRGQVSHVLSTREGARRVSVAEKPLQASWLLALDPRQRFEVPGPLSPYGESSERIDPYESLALDFDTPPQPLEDENYLRERVIPEGSWNAFAQTRYDQEDAREMSFGQFCGDRTDLTGPHCARLGHLGVWFQRVAHQPIALWWAAARGPLHPRIIDMIEAWLRQDPSRWPDDIRGGWRFLIASWSDRREEPNRGYYELGNRVTLEGWSESRVREYAELFRPRLKVDRKFGAPHPLSWTETARPNPLVSYDIEYPHPHAPSRVSAKISTSPVRWKPKYLATTMSTWKRRGPRMAPLRLPMTVTGSPVRLRFSCN; the protein is encoded by the coding sequence GTGCGCGCATGCGCTTTCTCGCGAACGGCCCGTCAATCAATCCCAGATGATCTTCTGATCGCGCGCGATTCAGGCGATGTCATTTTCTTCTGCGGCGCCGGCGTCTCTCGCCACCGCGCCGGCCTGCCCGACTTCCTCAAGCTCGGCGGCGACGTGATCGATCTCCTTGGCGCCGGCGAGAAGAGCCTCGCTCGCAAACTGTTCCGTCGGATCAAGGAGCTCGAGCCGATCGAGGGCGTTGGCGGGCTCATCGCCACGGATCGCATCTTCAGCCTGCTCGAGCGCGAATTCGAACAACACGACGTCCATACCGCGGTGGCGCGCGCCATCAAGCCGGCCGACGATGCAGACCTGATCGCGCACAAGGCCCTGGTCGAACTTTCGCGGGGCCGAGACGGCACAGTCCGGCTGGTTACAACCAACTTCGACCTTCTGTTCGAGGCCAGTGCTCCCGGCATCGCCTGCTCCAGACCGCCTTTGGTGCCTGATCCCCAGAGCGCCGGCTTCAACGGGATAATTCACCTCCATGGTCGAGTAAATAACGACTATTCGGGGCCCGGCGATGACGAGTTTATCGTATCCAGCGCCGACTTCGGCCGAGCCTATCTGTCGGACGGCTGGGCGACGCGCTTCATGCAATCGCTTATGGCGCGCTTCCAGATCGTGTTTATAGGCTACGGCGCGGACGATCCGCCGATTCAGTATCTGCTTGAGGCGCTGAACCTGAACGCCGGCAATCGCAGCCGTCTGTTCGCATTCCAGCCTGGCAGCAACGCCGACGATGCAGCACTGTGGGAACATCGCGGCGTGCGAGCGATCCCATTCGACAACAGCCAGGGTTTCGATCCGTTATGGGATAGTCTTGCGGCTTGGGCTGAACGGGCCCGCGATGTCGATGGCTGGTACGCCAAGCTACTCGACACCGCATCCGCTGGACCAGCCGCGCTCGATCCGCATATGCGCGGGCAAGTCTCGCATGTGCTATCGACGCGGGAGGGCGCTCGGCGAGTCAGCGTCGCCGAAAAACCGCTCCAGGCGTCGTGGTTGCTGGCACTCGACCCGCGTCAGCGTTTCGAGGTGCCGGGTCCACTCAGTCCCTATGGCGAATCCAGTGAGCGAATTGACCCCTATGAGAGCTTGGCGCTTGACTTCGACACTCCGCCGCAGCCTTTAGAAGACGAAAATTATCTCCGTGAACGCGTGATCCCCGAAGGCTCATGGAACGCTTTTGCGCAAACCCGTTATGACCAGGAAGATGCGCGGGAGATGAGCTTCGGCCAGTTCTGCGGCGACCGGACGGATCTGACAGGGCCACATTGCGCGCGCCTCGGCCATCTCGGGGTCTGGTTCCAGCGTGTCGCACATCAGCCAATCGCGTTGTGGTGGGCTGCGGCACGCGGCCCGCTCCATCCGCGCATCATTGATATGATCGAAGCTTGGCTTCGCCAGGACCCGAGTCGCTGGCCGGATGACATACGAGGCGGATGGCGATTTCTGATCGCGAGCTGGTCCGACCGCCGTGAGGAGCCAAACCGAGGCTATTACGAACTCGGGAACCGGGTCACGCTCGAGGGCTGGTCGGAATCGCGCGTGCGCGAATATGCGGAGCTGTTTCGACCACGGCTCAAGGTAGATCGGAAATTCGGCGCGCCGCATCCGCTATCGTGGACCGAAACCGCCCGTCCCAATCCTCTCGTTTCCTACGACATCGAGTATCCGCATCCGCATGCGCCATCACGCGTTTCCGCGAAAATCTCGACCTCGCCCGTTCGCTGGAAACCGAAATATCTGGCTACGACTATGTCTACATGGAAACGACGCGGCCCGAGGATGGCGCCGCTCCGATTGCCTATGACAGTTACGGGCTCACCGGTCCGATTGCGCTTTTCCTGCAATTGA
- a CDS encoding Stf0 family sulfotransferase, whose amino-acid sequence MKGVAILTEARSGSEWLGSLANSTGTLGHSAEWLDTDTLGRKPKSFDELLSAVIHRGGTANGRFAVKLFPRHLHWSQAKYGADFLAECVRRHDMGLVLLERRDRLRQAISYCRAKTSGRWRSTMDGADLVPQYDFAGICQAYFLIEQSYAFWEAYLRLADLPYDHFFYEDLLDDPHPYVASVARQLSVEMPSCELETNLRLQRDSRTEEWAERFQSDARSGDLLAHLPKKVAPRNISNLARFLLKKQMRVGQA is encoded by the coding sequence ATGAAAGGTGTGGCGATACTGACCGAAGCTCGCAGCGGCTCCGAATGGCTTGGCAGTCTGGCAAACAGCACCGGGACATTGGGCCATTCGGCCGAATGGCTCGATACGGACACGTTGGGCCGCAAGCCGAAATCCTTCGACGAACTCCTGTCCGCGGTGATCCATCGGGGCGGGACCGCAAATGGCAGGTTCGCTGTAAAGCTGTTTCCGCGGCATCTTCACTGGTCGCAGGCGAAATATGGAGCCGACTTCCTCGCGGAATGCGTCCGGCGCCATGACATGGGTCTCGTCCTGCTGGAGCGGCGGGACCGTCTTCGCCAGGCGATCTCCTATTGCCGGGCGAAGACGTCGGGCCGTTGGAGAAGCACGATGGACGGCGCGGATCTGGTTCCGCAATACGACTTCGCCGGTATCTGCCAGGCCTATTTCCTGATCGAACAGAGTTATGCCTTCTGGGAGGCCTACTTGCGTCTGGCCGACCTGCCTTACGACCATTTCTTCTATGAAGATCTGCTGGACGACCCCCACCCTTACGTCGCATCGGTTGCCCGGCAGTTGTCGGTTGAAATGCCCAGCTGCGAGCTTGAGACGAATTTGCGGTTACAGCGAGACAGCCGCACCGAAGAGTGGGCCGAGCGGTTCCAGAGCGACGCCAGGTCCGGGGACCTGCTGGCACATCTCCCCAAGAAGGTGGCGCCGCGAAATATCAGCAACCTCGCCCGGTTCCTCCTCAAGAAGCAGATGCGCGTTGGCCAGGCTTAG
- a CDS encoding LysR family transcriptional regulator — MAALRNPTGVSNGYSETPGDGETLLRSGLSLRHMRMIVALDDHGRVSAAAQVMNISQPAASRMIAEMEAVLEVKLCERLPRGITLTPYGKALARRARSILLEMREVDREISELKAGKGGSVFLGAVTAPAIELAVPAIREIRRIYPRIEITMQVETSNVLARELIATRHDFIIARIPDDLNPRLFESRVIGVEKACLIVRRGHPLTRGSVVRLEDTAAYDWVFQSGGSPLRQAMESNFLNRNIALPDRILNTSSLLLTLVMVAQSDAIAPVSVQVAKFIQNPDGLAGAIDVVQTEFDIEVRPYSLITVRNRVLSPAAKMLHDFILREVG, encoded by the coding sequence ATGGCGGCGTTGCGGAATCCGACTGGAGTTTCAAATGGTTACAGTGAGACTCCGGGCGATGGCGAAACCCTGCTGCGCAGTGGTCTCAGCCTGCGTCACATGCGCATGATCGTCGCGCTCGATGACCACGGCCGGGTGAGCGCGGCGGCGCAGGTCATGAACATTTCGCAGCCGGCGGCATCGCGCATGATCGCCGAGATGGAGGCAGTGCTCGAGGTCAAGCTGTGCGAGCGGCTGCCGCGCGGCATCACGCTGACGCCCTATGGCAAGGCGCTGGCCAGGCGCGCACGCTCGATCCTGCTGGAGATGCGCGAGGTCGATCGCGAGATTTCCGAGCTCAAGGCGGGCAAGGGCGGGTCCGTGTTTCTCGGTGCCGTGACGGCGCCGGCGATCGAGCTGGCGGTGCCGGCGATACGCGAAATCCGCCGCATCTACCCGCGCATCGAGATCACCATGCAAGTCGAGACCTCCAATGTGCTGGCGCGCGAACTGATCGCAACGCGCCATGATTTCATCATCGCGCGCATCCCCGACGACCTCAATCCGCGGCTGTTCGAATCACGTGTCATCGGCGTCGAGAAAGCCTGCCTGATCGTGCGCCGTGGCCACCCGCTCACCAGGGGCAGCGTGGTGCGGCTGGAAGACACCGCCGCCTATGACTGGGTCTTCCAATCGGGCGGCTCGCCCTTGCGCCAGGCGATGGAGAGCAATTTCCTCAACCGCAACATCGCGCTGCCGGACCGGATCCTCAATACCAGCTCGCTGCTGCTGACGCTGGTCATGGTCGCGCAATCCGACGCCATCGCGCCGGTCTCGGTGCAGGTGGCGAAATTCATCCAGAATCCCGACGGACTCGCCGGCGCCATCGACGTCGTCCAGACCGAATTCGACATCGAGGTCAGGCCTTACAGCCTGATCACGGTCAGGAATCGCGTGCTGTCGCCGGCCGCCAAGATGCTGCACGACTTCATCCTGCGCGAAGTGGGGTGA
- the chvE gene encoding multiple monosaccharide ABC transporter substrate-binding protein — translation MKIIKTLAAVAALGIAAMTYSAHAADKGLVGVLMPTKTSQRWINDGDAVKSQLEALGYTVDLQYAQDDIPNQLSQLENEITKGPKALIIASIDGTTLSDALQKAADAGVVVVAYDRLIKKTANVDYYTTFDNFGVGVIQANSLVKGLKGRFPNTKPWNVELFGGSPDDNNAFFFYNGAISVLQPLIDDGSIKIKSGQMGMDKVGTLRWLAATAQARMDNLLSANYSDGSRVDGVLSPYDGLSRGITASLRAVGYGTAAQPWPVVTGQDAETASVKLIITGEQYSTVFKDTRDLAKATVGLVDKVLSGGKPDGLDTKTYNNDVKVVPSILLTPHEVDKSNYQKLVVDSGYIKAEDLK, via the coding sequence GTGAAAATCATCAAGACACTGGCCGCAGTCGCGGCGCTTGGCATCGCTGCCATGACCTATTCGGCGCACGCAGCCGACAAGGGTCTTGTCGGCGTGCTGATGCCGACCAAGACTTCGCAGCGCTGGATCAATGACGGCGATGCCGTCAAGTCCCAGCTCGAGGCTCTCGGCTACACCGTTGACCTGCAGTATGCGCAGGACGACATCCCCAACCAGCTCAGCCAGCTGGAAAACGAAATCACCAAGGGCCCGAAGGCGCTGATCATCGCCTCGATCGACGGCACCACTTTGTCGGATGCGCTGCAGAAGGCCGCTGACGCGGGCGTCGTCGTCGTCGCCTATGACCGCCTGATCAAGAAAACCGCCAATGTCGACTATTACACCACCTTCGACAATTTCGGCGTTGGCGTGATCCAGGCGAATTCGCTGGTCAAGGGCCTCAAGGGGCGCTTCCCGAACACCAAGCCGTGGAACGTCGAACTGTTCGGCGGCTCGCCCGACGACAACAACGCGTTCTTCTTCTACAATGGTGCGATTTCCGTCCTGCAGCCGCTGATCGACGACGGCTCGATCAAGATCAAGTCCGGCCAGATGGGTATGGACAAGGTCGGCACGCTGCGCTGGCTCGCCGCCACCGCCCAGGCTCGCATGGACAACCTGTTGTCGGCCAACTACTCGGACGGCAGCCGCGTCGATGGCGTTCTGTCGCCCTATGACGGCCTGTCGCGCGGCATCACCGCCTCGCTGCGCGCCGTGGGCTACGGCACGGCCGCTCAGCCCTGGCCTGTTGTGACCGGCCAGGACGCCGAGACCGCCTCGGTCAAGCTGATCATCACGGGCGAGCAGTACTCGACCGTGTTCAAGGACACCCGCGACCTGGCCAAGGCCACTGTCGGTCTGGTTGACAAGGTGCTCTCGGGCGGCAAGCCGGATGGCCTCGACACCAAGACCTACAACAACGACGTCAAGGTCGTTCCCTCGATCCTGTTGACGCCGCATGAGGTCGACAAGTCGAACTACCAGAAGCTGGTCGTCGACTCCGGCTACATCAAGGCCGAAGACCTGAAGTAA
- the mmsA gene encoding multiple monosaccharide ABC transporter ATP-binding protein has translation MTSTILEMRDITKTFPGVKALSNVNLSVEEGEIHAVVGENGAGKSTLMKVLSGVYPSGTYDGQIIFQGQECQFKGIHDSEHKGIVIIHQELALVPMLSIAENIFLGNEHAKYGVIDWDANEARTSALLKKVGLKEDPKTLITNIGVGKQQLVEIAKALSKEVKLLILDEPTASLSEKDSQALLDLLLEFKRQGMTSILISHKLNEVNRVADKVTVIRDGRTIETLAKKDISEDRIITSMVGRSLDDRYPPREPKIGEVVFEVKNWSVYHPIHAERQVIKGIDINVRKGEVVGIAGLMGAGRTEFAMSLFGRSYGRRITGEVLLKGTPVDVSSVSKAVQHGIAYVTEDRKTYGLNLIDHIKHNITLANLGGVSRHSVIDDLRELAVANDYRKKTNIRASSVYQLTGNLSGGNQQKVVLSKWLFADPEVLILDEPTRGIDVGAKYEIYTIIARLASEGKAIVVISSEMPELLGITDRIYVMNEGRIVGEMPAADASQEKIMRAIVRGEGKAA, from the coding sequence ATGACCTCGACGATTTTGGAGATGCGCGACATCACCAAGACGTTCCCCGGCGTAAAGGCGCTGTCGAACGTCAACCTCAGCGTCGAGGAAGGCGAGATCCACGCCGTGGTCGGCGAAAACGGCGCCGGCAAATCGACGCTGATGAAGGTGCTGTCGGGCGTCTATCCCTCCGGCACCTATGACGGCCAGATCATTTTTCAAGGCCAGGAATGCCAGTTCAAGGGCATCCATGACAGTGAACACAAGGGCATCGTCATCATCCACCAGGAGCTTGCTCTGGTGCCGATGCTGTCGATCGCCGAAAACATCTTCCTCGGCAACGAACACGCCAAATACGGTGTGATCGACTGGGACGCCAACGAGGCGCGCACCAGCGCTTTGTTGAAGAAGGTGGGCCTCAAGGAGGACCCCAAGACGCTGATCACCAATATCGGCGTCGGCAAGCAGCAGCTGGTCGAGATCGCCAAGGCGCTGAGCAAGGAAGTCAAGCTCCTGATCCTCGACGAGCCGACCGCATCGCTCAGCGAAAAGGACAGTCAGGCGCTGCTCGACCTTTTGCTCGAATTCAAGCGGCAAGGCATGACCTCGATCCTGATCTCGCACAAGCTCAACGAAGTGAACCGGGTCGCCGACAAGGTTACCGTCATCCGTGACGGGCGCACCATCGAGACGCTGGCCAAGAAGGACATTTCGGAGGACCGCATCATCACCTCGATGGTTGGCCGCTCGCTCGACGACCGCTACCCGCCGCGCGAGCCAAAGATCGGCGAGGTCGTGTTCGAAGTGAAGAACTGGTCGGTCTATCACCCGATCCATGCCGAGCGGCAGGTGATCAAGGGCATCGACATCAATGTGCGCAAGGGCGAGGTGGTCGGCATCGCCGGGCTGATGGGTGCCGGCCGCACCGAATTCGCCATGAGCCTGTTCGGCCGCTCCTACGGCCGCCGCATCACCGGCGAGGTGCTGCTCAAGGGCACGCCGGTCGATGTCTCCTCGGTGAGCAAGGCCGTTCAACACGGCATCGCCTACGTGACCGAGGATCGCAAGACCTACGGTCTCAACCTCATTGACCATATCAAGCACAACATCACGCTCGCCAATCTCGGCGGCGTGTCGCGCCACAGCGTGATCGACGATTTGCGCGAGCTCGCCGTTGCCAACGACTATCGCAAGAAGACGAATATCCGCGCTTCCAGCGTCTATCAGTTGACCGGCAATCTTTCGGGCGGCAACCAGCAGAAGGTGGTGCTGTCGAAATGGCTGTTCGCCGACCCGGAAGTGCTGATCCTCGACGAGCCGACACGCGGCATCGATGTCGGCGCCAAGTATGAAATCTACACGATCATCGCGCGTCTTGCCTCGGAGGGTAAGGCGATCGTGGTCATCTCGTCGGAAATGCCGGAATTGCTCGGCATCACCGACCGCATCTACGTCATGAACGAAGGGCGCATCGTGGGCGAAATGCCGGCGGCGGACGCGAGCCAGGAAAAAATAATGCGCGCCATCGTTCGCGGAGAAGGAAAAGCAGCATGA
- the mmsB gene encoding multiple monosaccharide ABC transporter permease: MSTESAPAPQGNIAEEQRPRIAVSALTTNLREYGLIIALIVIMLFFQFTTSGTLFKPVNLSNLVQQNSFIIVMALGMLLVIVSGYIDLSVGSVAGFIGALAANMMVIWQLGPLSNPLVVSIVCLIVGGLIGAAQGYWIAYHRIPSFIVTLAGMLIFRGICQALLGGGSSVGPLPDDFKMLSSGFIPDVIGPLTLIPPTVNAAGKTIMGSGLTLHMTTIVLGLIAVVAYAYFGVRTRRKRERHGYEAEPFPLFVIKTLVASALALFLVYEFASYRGLPVVLLVMGVLISLFVFVTKRMTIGRRIYAMGGNPKAAQLSGINTERLTLMVFINMGVLSALGGLIIAARLGQAVPAAGLGSELDVIAAVFIGGASAMGGVGQVIGAVVGGFIMGVMNNGMSIMGVNVDWQQVVKGLVLLGAVIFDVYNKNKA; encoded by the coding sequence ATGAGCACCGAAAGCGCCCCCGCCCCGCAGGGCAACATCGCCGAAGAACAGCGTCCACGCATCGCCGTCTCCGCGCTGACGACGAACCTGCGCGAATACGGCCTGATCATCGCGCTGATCGTCATCATGCTGTTCTTCCAGTTCACCACGTCCGGAACGCTGTTCAAGCCGGTCAACCTCAGCAACCTGGTGCAGCAGAACTCCTTCATCATCGTGATGGCGCTGGGCATGCTGCTGGTCATCGTTTCCGGCTATATCGACCTCAGCGTCGGGTCGGTCGCCGGTTTCATCGGCGCGCTGGCGGCGAACATGATGGTCATCTGGCAGCTCGGACCGCTCAGCAATCCGCTGGTGGTTTCGATCGTCTGCCTGATCGTGGGCGGCCTGATCGGCGCGGCACAAGGCTATTGGATCGCCTATCACCGAATACCGAGCTTCATCGTGACGCTGGCGGGCATGCTGATCTTCCGCGGCATCTGCCAGGCGCTGCTGGGCGGCGGCTCCTCGGTCGGGCCACTTCCCGACGACTTCAAAATGCTCAGCTCCGGCTTCATCCCTGACGTGATCGGCCCGCTGACGCTGATCCCGCCGACGGTGAATGCAGCCGGCAAGACCATCATGGGCAGCGGCCTGACGCTGCACATGACGACGATTGTGCTCGGCCTGATCGCCGTCGTGGCCTATGCCTATTTCGGGGTGAGGACGCGACGCAAGCGCGAGCGCCATGGCTACGAGGCCGAGCCCTTCCCCCTGTTCGTCATCAAGACGCTGGTCGCCAGCGCGCTGGCGCTGTTCCTGGTCTATGAGTTCGCCAGCTACAGGGGCCTGCCGGTGGTGCTGCTCGTCATGGGCGTGCTGATCTCGCTGTTCGTCTTTGTCACCAAGCGCATGACCATCGGCCGCCGCATCTACGCCATGGGCGGCAATCCCAAGGCGGCGCAGCTGTCGGGCATCAACACCGAGCGGCTGACGTTGATGGTGTTCATCAACATGGGCGTGCTGTCGGCGCTCGGCGGCCTGATCATCGCGGCTCGCCTCGGCCAGGCGGTGCCGGCGGCGGGTCTGGGCTCAGAGCTCGACGTCATCGCCGCCGTCTTCATCGGCGGCGCCTCGGCGATGGGCGGCGTCGGCCAGGTCATCGGTGCCGTGGTCGGCGGCTTCATCATGGGCGTGATGAACAACGGCATGTCGATCATGGGCGTCAATGTCGACTGGCAACAGGTGGTCAAAGGCCTGGTTCTGCTCGGCGCCGTGATTTTCGACGTCTACAACAAGAACAAGGCCTGA
- the araD1 gene encoding AraD1 family protein: protein MLISQILDDAETIRVVARNGGKTRVINGARSVYSLAMEAARTGVGLATLIERKGLGETVDLDAAYKKGRLLSPINHPDPAHLHLTGTGLTHLGSAATRDSMHKKLSTDGEEQLTDSMKMFRMGLEGGKPAKGQVGVQPEWFYKGNGTMAVAPGAALLSPAFAKDAGEEPEVAGIYVIGDDGAPFRVGFTLSNEFSDHVTERVNYLFLAHSKLRNASFGPEILIGDLPSDIRGTSRIVRDGKTLWEKPFLSGEANMSHNIANLEHHHFKYSAFRQPGDVHVHMFGTATLSFADGVKTEAGDVFEIEAGDFGLPLRNPLEIEKPVKVAVKAL, encoded by the coding sequence ATGCTGATCTCGCAGATTCTCGACGACGCCGAGACCATCCGTGTCGTTGCCCGCAATGGCGGCAAGACCCGGGTCATCAACGGCGCCCGCAGCGTGTACTCGCTGGCGATGGAGGCTGCCCGCACCGGCGTCGGCCTTGCCACCCTGATCGAGCGCAAGGGGCTCGGCGAGACGGTCGATCTCGATGCCGCCTACAAGAAGGGGCGGCTGTTGTCGCCGATCAATCACCCCGATCCGGCGCACCTGCATCTCACCGGCACCGGACTGACGCATCTCGGTTCGGCGGCGACGCGCGATTCCATGCACAAGAAGCTCAGCACCGATGGCGAGGAGCAGCTCACCGATTCCATGAAGATGTTCCGCATGGGTCTGGAGGGTGGCAAGCCCGCCAAGGGCCAGGTCGGCGTGCAGCCGGAATGGTTCTACAAAGGCAACGGCACGATGGCCGTGGCGCCGGGTGCCGCACTCCTGTCACCGGCCTTCGCCAAGGACGCCGGCGAGGAACCGGAGGTCGCCGGCATCTATGTCATCGGCGATGACGGCGCCCCCTTCCGCGTCGGCTTCACTCTGTCGAACGAATTCTCAGATCATGTGACCGAGCGCGTGAACTATCTCTTCCTCGCCCATTCCAAGCTGCGCAATGCCTCGTTCGGACCTGAGATCCTGATCGGCGACCTGCCTTCCGACATCCGCGGCACGTCGCGCATCGTGCGCGACGGCAAGACGCTGTGGGAAAAGCCGTTCCTGTCGGGCGAAGCGAACATGTCGCACAACATCGCCAATCTCGAACACCATCACTTCAAATATTCGGCGTTCCGCCAGCCTGGCGACGTGCATGTGCATATGTTCGGTACGGCGACACTGTCGTTCGCCGACGGCGTCAAGACCGAGGCCGGTGATGTGTTCGAGATCGAGGCCGGGGATTTCGGCCTACCGCTGCGCAACCCGCTCGAGATTGAAAAGCCGGTGAAGGTGGCGGTGAAGGCGCTTTGA
- a CDS encoding 2'-deoxycytidine 5'-triphosphate deaminase, with translation MRETGILPDQDISALFQSGALKSPRALDADQIQPASLDLRLGDKAWRVRASFLPGPDHRVADKLDRLKLHEFSLADGAVLETGCVYIVPLLESLALPSTVSASANPKSSTGRLDIFTRVMTDRGHEFDKIAAGYNGPLYLEVSPRTFPIVVRTGSRLSQIRFRTGNALLSEAELHELHRAEMLVATEPPNISGGGIALSIDLNGDSDGLVGYRGKHHTGLVDVDKRAAQDVVDFWEPIHKSGAGELVLDPDEFYILVSQEAVHVPPLYAAEMTPFDPLVGEFRVHYAGFFDPGFGHSAAGGTGSRAVLEVRSHEVPFILDHGQIVGRLVYEHMLKRPQALYGTDLGSNYQAQGLKLSKHFRAAR, from the coding sequence TTGCGAGAGACGGGCATTCTTCCCGATCAGGACATTTCAGCGCTGTTCCAGTCCGGCGCGCTGAAGTCGCCACGTGCGCTCGATGCCGACCAGATCCAGCCGGCCAGCCTCGATCTCAGGCTCGGCGACAAGGCCTGGCGGGTGCGGGCGTCCTTCCTGCCGGGTCCAGATCATCGGGTTGCTGACAAACTCGATCGGCTGAAGCTGCATGAGTTCAGCCTCGCCGACGGCGCCGTGCTGGAAACGGGCTGTGTTTACATCGTGCCGCTGCTGGAAAGCCTTGCGCTGCCCTCGACCGTGTCCGCTTCCGCCAATCCGAAAAGCTCGACCGGGCGGCTCGACATCTTCACCCGGGTTATGACCGACCGTGGCCACGAGTTCGACAAGATCGCCGCTGGTTACAATGGTCCGCTCTATCTGGAAGTCAGCCCGCGCACCTTCCCGATCGTCGTGCGCACCGGCTCGCGCCTGTCGCAGATCCGCTTCCGCACCGGCAATGCACTGCTCTCGGAAGCCGAATTGCATGAGCTGCACCGCGCCGAAATGCTGGTCGCCACCGAGCCACCGAATATTTCGGGCGGCGGCATCGCGCTGTCGATCGACCTCAATGGCGACAGTGACGGGCTGGTCGGCTATCGCGGCAAGCATCACACCGGCCTCGTCGATGTCGACAAGCGTGCCGCGCAAGATGTCGTCGATTTCTGGGAACCGATCCACAAGAGCGGCGCCGGCGAACTGGTGCTCGACCCGGATGAATTCTATATCCTTGTCAGCCAGGAGGCGGTGCATGTGCCGCCGCTCTATGCCGCTGAGATGACGCCCTTCGATCCGCTGGTCGGCGAATTCCGTGTCCACTATGCCGGGTTTTTCGATCCGGGCTTCGGCCATTCGGCGGCCGGCGGCACCGGCAGCCGGGCGGTGCTTGAAGTGCGCAGCCACGAAGTGCCGTTCATCCTCGACCATGGCCAGATCGTCGGCCGGCTGGTCTACGAGCACATGCTGAAGCGGCCGCAGGCGCTCTACGGAACCGATCTCGGCTCCAACTACCAGGCGCAGGGCCTGAAGCTCTCCAAGCATTTCCGCGCCGCACGCTGA